Part of the Deltaproteobacteria bacterium genome is shown below.
AGGCGAATCATCTACTCGCCATTGAGCTTTACGAACGGTTTTTTCATAAGTTAGCACTTCGGCTTTTTGCATTTGATTGGCGAGACGGTCAGCAATACGTTTTAATCCGATAAAGCGAAAAAATGCCGATATCGGGGTATCGGTAATCATGTTTTCGCATTGCCATATCGGTCGAAATTTTTTATCCCATTGTTTTTCAAGCTGGCCGTGGGGGTTCTGATTGCTATAAACAGTAGCGCCCCAATCATTAATACTAGGTAATTGATTAATCGATTTTTTAATAAGTAAGACAGTACATTGATGCGAAGTTAAAGATGATTTGCCTTTTCTATCTATATAATTAAAATCACATACACTACTCATGGTGGCGCCATTTTCAAGTTTTTTATAGTAACTTTTAAGCCTTTTGTTGATGTCTTGCTTTATTGCCGGTGCTTTAGGTCCGATTATGTCTTTTACGTGTTTCTCAAAAAAACGTACCATCAGGGGATCATTAAACTCGAAATTATTTGTTTTAAGCGGTTGCGTTTTCTGGTTTTTATTTGCTTTTTTTCTATGGTCTAGGTGTAGTTTTTTTAAGTCACTATAAAGTTGGGAGAGATTTTCTTTACTAAAACCATCGTGTAAATAGGTGTCCCACAAGGCTTTAAAATACTCGGGCTCGTGGTTGACCACTTTGTCTACATCATTGTTAATAGTTGTGTAAGTCGCAGCTTCATCAAAATGTGCCGGATTAGATAAGGGATAACGTGAAGTTCTATCTTCATAATTTTGGTAAGCTGCGCGTACTTCACGGTCAAAAAACACGATGTCGTAATCAGATGGGATTTTGTTATATTTGGCTTTGATAAAGTCAAAGCAATCTTTATCAAATTTATAGTCAGGCTGATGTTGTTTTGCCGTTTTTGCTTTACGATGCTTTTGTTTTTTTTTGATTGACAAAGCGTCATTAAGGCGTCTGACATCATCATCATTATTTATAAAAAAATCAGATGAAACATCACGCCAAGTTTCTTTTAAATTATCAAGCTTGGAAGTTTTAGCCATTATCAGACTCGCGAATTTTTAATTAGGTTATCGCAGAAATAGCTAAATAAGTTGCTAATTTATTTTAGTTATTATGGTATTAATAGTTTATTAATTAATAAATAAACTATTACTTTAAATGATGCTACCAATAATATAGAAACAATTAAGGCAATACAGATTATAATATTATAAGAATGATATTTAAGCGACTCTTTGCTGGGCAAAGAGATACAAATAGCAGATTAATATGGTTGTCAGTATAGGAGAGTTTTATGTTGCTTAAAGCACGGTTGAAAAAGTTTCTGTGTGTATATAGCGTTATCCAATTGCTTAATATTTTAGTTCAAAAAAATGCATATGCTACTCAAGCGGTATCAGCTAATGCAGGTGCGCTATCAAAAGTCGATAAAATTTTTGTTTATCATCAGCCAAATAGCCACAATTGTATTGATTTACTTTCACCTGAATGTACATCTGCAGACTTTATTAATGATTTACCTATTAGCGATATATGGCCGACAATACCTCTGCAATGTTCAGCAATTATAAACCCAATAAATAAACTTTTAAGGTGAAAGAATACGGTTAGTTTTTTCATTATGATCAATTTGGTGTGTTTTTTAAATAATCATAAATTACATGACTCCTGGTAATAATGCTATTTTAAGTATACCATTAGCAATCCAACGAGTCGCACCTATGGGGGTAACTACTATGCATGCAGCGAATTTATTGCCGTAAGTTTTACGAAAAGCCTGCAAGCCAACTAGGGCACTTGGTTTTATGTCTTCACCCCATTTACATTCAAAAGCATAAAGTCGCCCTTCATGTTCAAGTACTAAGTCTACCTCGTGACCATATGGAGTACGCCAATGATAAAGGTTAGCGCCGTTTTGTACAGAATCTATTACAGCTTGTATCTCAAGACAGATCGTTGCTTTAAAAATAGCACCAAGGGATGGATTAGTTTGTAGTGTAGGGACGCGCTGTGTTTGCAATAAGTAGCATATAAGGCCAGTGTTAAAAAGCATTCCCTTTGCTCGCTTAGAAACACGCTTGATTAAGTTGCCGCTAAAAGGTGGTAACTCACGCCACAGATTTGCTCCCATTAACCAAGTTAGCCAACGTGTGGCTTGTTGGTGCAAAGAGATGTTTTAATGTTGTTGATTTGCCGGTTTGGCGTGCACCAACAAGTGCCACAAAAGGAAATTCTCTAATAGCCGCTTTAAGAATTTTCTCAATCAAACGCGCAAGATACATGCGACAAATTTAACGTCATGAGTTAAATTTATCGAGATTTATAATTGTTATGTAATTTCAGCATGATAGCGTAAAATAAATTGCTTAGAAATGCCAATTAAATCAGGACAGCTATTTTTGTGGTGTTTTGGTCTAATCTTGCGAGCGATTAGTCGTGTTGTCGCTATCGGTAGCAAAGGCATAACCGAAAGATAGCGAGATGACGATACCGCTATCAGTGGCAATACGCATTGCGGTTTTTTGCACCGAGTTGAAACTGCCGCTAACCACCTCAATATTCGAGTGTAAAAGCCAAGCATAGCCAGCATTAGCCATAAAGGTAAAACCGCCTTTGGTCATGTATTCGATGCCGGCAACACCTTGAATATACGGCGAGCCGCGTATTTTATACTCTACGGTGTTGTTATTAGAGGTAAGCTTCGCTTTTTTACCCATAGTGCCAAAGCCGTACAATATGCCCGTCCCGATAAAGGGTGTAAAATTGGAGGTGAACAGATTAGCGCGCGCCCGCAAGCCCACCTTGAAGCCGGTAGAAGCCAAGCCCAGTCCGCCGTCTAAGCAAAGATGCGGTAAAGGATAGTAAAAGACATTAGCGCCAAGACCAGATAAGCCGTTCCAGCCGAGTTCACCAGCAATGGCGAGCTGTCGCTCTTGACGCGGATCGGGCTCGGAGAATTTTCTTACCGGGAGCTCATTGGGAGCGTCGGCGGCGATTATCATGATAGTGGCTAAAGCAAGTAGCATCGATTACCTCATGAAAAATGGCATAATATTTTGATAGTGATAGCGAGATTATCCTTACGATGAAGCCATAAGCCATAAGCCTCAAGGCTCGAGTTTGACGCTTGTCTATTTGTAAATATTCTCTTCGTTTAGCACGAATTGCATCTACGTTTTGCATTTATCGTAGTAAATACATCATGATACACCTTATTGATGCTGTGGCAAGAGCGGCCAGCAATGCCTCAGTTGTTTTTGCAACAAACGGTACTCAAAGTCCTCGCCAGGGGATTATTGCGGATTATTGCCATCTGACACCAATGCAGATCACTTAAGCCAATATTTAAGCAAATTTAGCATGTTAGAGTTGCCCTAAGCTGAGCTTGCAACATCTCGCACACATTCAGTGGTAGGCTTTGATTGATGCAGTATTTGCAAATCATTTTAAGTAGCGAATCACTGCCGTATTTATCCTGCACTCTCATGACCTTACGTTTGCAAGACGTTTGTAAGCGCTTATGCTCGGGCAATAAGTAAATTGTACTGATTATATTTAGTTGATTTTTATTTTTAAAATGCTAGCAACATTTTTAGGTGATAGCGCTAAAAGGACCGCAGGTGGGACTCGCGAACGAAACGTCATACGCCAGTATGAAGTCAGTAACCTTCATCCGGTACTCACAGTCGTTGGCAATTGCTGCTCATGTCGAAGCCGTCTCGTGAAGATGAGCGAGCCTGCCAAGGGCCGTAGCGCGATCGTAACATTTTAATTATTTTGGGATATTTCTTAATTGACTGGCGTGGTGTCTGGCGACTGGCATGGGTGTTTGGCACTATTAAAGCACTATTAAAGGCTATTAAAGGCATGCTAACGAATTTCAACTATAATTATTTTTGAATAATAATCGGTAAAGGCGATTTGTGCTTGAAAGGAGTGCTTGCCTGATTGCAGCGGCCATCTGGTAGAGTATGGATAAGAGGCTACCTGATATAATTTACCATCAATATACCAGACTATTTCTGATTTAGATGAGTTAGACGGTAGCGGTTTGATATAAGCTTCTAAGGCGAGCGTAGATACATTAAGTGGAGATTCAGGATCTCTTATGATAGCCATATTAGGTTGTGGTGAAACTATGGCAATCTGTGGTCGAACAAGTTGTTGCGATGAGTTTTGCGGTTTTCTTAATCGTTCTAAGTATTGACGCGTTGATAACGGGGTAACGCCATTAGTTGATTGACGTAATTCTGATTTTTCAAACCAAGTATCATACTTTGCTGGTAAAACGACGGCATTTTTAAGTACAGTAAATTTAGTTGGTGTATTGAGGTTAGCAAGTTTGCCATTGCGTCGATCGATGGCGACTTTTATATGAGCATC
Proteins encoded:
- a CDS encoding DUF4143 domain-containing protein, with translation MGANLWRELPPFSGNLIKRVSKRAKGMLFNTGLICYLLQTQRVPTLQTNPSLGAIFKATICLEIQAVIDSVQNGANLYHWRTPYGHEVDLVLEHEGRLYAFECKWGEDIKPSALVGLQAFRKTYGNKFAACIVVTPIGATRWIANGILKIALLPGVM